From Solanum stenotomum isolate F172 chromosome 2, ASM1918654v1, whole genome shotgun sequence:
tttaaacattatttcaaagaaataaatcttaaatttttaaaacgtattttttttttaaaaaaaaaagagaagatgaaaaataattaatcattaaatgtgaaaatataataattaaattaagaaaaatagttatttctaaaaataaactgTAATTTAGTAGTTAATCTCATGAATTGCGCTAAGGCTATTAACTATTAAGTATCTTTAATTTCTCAGGGATATCCCAAAATAAAggcatataatataataatatggaTTAGAAGCAAAAGTTTGCAATATATCATTTATCAGaagtaataacaaaaacaataacatatttattgCATACAAAGAAGTAATCAATCAACATCACTAAAGAAACTTTATTATACAAGatcatataaattattataactagatgtataaaaatcaatttcccaAAATCAGCTGTGTTGTAGCCTATAAGTTGGAACAGCCATTAAATGATTTGCCCTGCCTGTAACTATACCAAATTGCTCAGTCATGTCCAAATCCTTAGGCTGCATCTCATTTGGGAGTTCCCAATCAAAGCAATGAACCAATTGTGCCACCACAAGACGAACAATAATTAATGCCAATTGCATCCCGAGGCAACTTCTTCTACCAGAACCAAATGGTAAAAGTTGATAATCACGTCCACGAATATCTACGTTACTTTCAAGAAATCTCTCTGGCAAAAACTTATCAGCATCGGTCCAAAAATTAGGATCCCTATGAATAGTGTATGCATTGACAATAACTTGTGATCCTTTTTTGATATAGAAATCATCTACCATACAATCTTCCATGGCTTCATGAAGTAGTAATGGGGCAGCAGCATGTAGCCTAAATGACTCTTTAAATACCATGTTTAAGTATTTTAAGTTTTCTAAGTCTGATTCTTGTACCATTCTGTTTAGGCCTACTActtcttctaattctttttggaGTTTCTTCATTATGTCTGGATTTCTTAGAAGCTCTGACAGCATCCATTCAATTGAACTTGATGATGTATCTATTGATGCCACAAGCATGTCCTGAATTTAAATNNNNNNNNNNNNNNNNNNNNNNNNNNNNNNNNNNNNNNNNNNNNNNNNNNNNNNNNNNNNNNNNNNNNNNNNNNNNNNNNNNNNNNNNNNNNNNNNNNNNNNNNNNNNNNNNNNNNNNNNNNNNNNNNNNNNNNNNNNNNNNNNNNNNNNNNNNNNNNNNNNNNNNNNNNNNNNNNNNNNNNNNNNNNNNNNNNNNNNNNNNNNNNNNNNNNNNNNNNNNNNNNNNNNNNNNNNNNNNNNNNNNNNNNNNNNNNNNNNNNNNNNNNNNNNNNNNNNNNNNNNNNNNNNNNNNNNNNNNNNNNNNNNNNNNNNNNNNNNNNNNNNNNNNNNNNNNNNNNNNNNNNNNNNNNNNNNNNNNNNNNNNNNNNNNNNNNNNNNNNNNNNNNNNNNNNNNNNNNNNNNNNNNNNNNNNNNNNNNNNNNNNNNNNNNNNNNNNNNNNNNNNNNNNNNNNNNNNNNNNNNNNNNNNNNNNNNNNNNNNNNNNNNNNNNNNNNNNNNNNNNNNNNNNNNNNNNNNNNNNNNNNNNNNNNNNNNNNNNNNNNNNNNNNNNNNNNNNNNNNNNNNNNNNNNNNNNNNNNNNNNNNNNNNNNNNNNNNNNNNNNNNNNNNNNNNNNNNNNNNNNNNNNNNNNNNNNNNNNNNNNNNNNNNNNNNNNNNNNNNNNNNGTGAACTTTTTCCCAAAAACCATCAAACAACTCAAGTTGGCACTCAACTTCGACACTTGAGCACTAAGATCAACATCAACACGACCTTGAGCTATTTCTTTGATCGATTTGATCATAATGGCAATTTCTTCACTTCTAGTAGATTGGAATGAGTTAATCTTCATGTTACTCAACAAATGGACCGTACACAATTTTCTCATGTTACGCCAATACGCGCCATACTTTGAGAAAATCAAATTCCTTTGGCCATACGATATGTATTGAGCAGTCTCGTTATGAGGCCTACTAGCAAAAGTATGATcataagttttgagaattttttctGCTGATTCAGGGGAAGATATAACATAAGTTGGTACTAATCCAAATTTCATGTAGATAATAGGACcatattttagggaaaatttGTGTAAATCTTGAGTGAGATTTTCACCTAAAAGATGGAGATGTCCTAATATTGGAATGCCTTTTGGACCAGGAGGaagttttttcttgtttttgataTTTAGTAACTCATagaaaatgaataataaaataagagcCAAAATGAATGTTGGCAACACAAAAGCCATTGCTAATAATAATAAGACAAATAATAGACAATATTTGCAAGTTTGTTGTATGATTTATGGGAAAGGGCACATACTTATATAGGAAAATAAATCATGTGAACGGCGGCCCCTCAATAGTTGTtgtgaaaaaggaaaagtctaTATAAATTACGAGTTGGTGAACTATAACATAATCGTGtcataatattattgttattattttgagTAGTTTGTCATTATacgacaacaacaaaaataacagaACAAAATTAATTGTTAATCCTCTTAATTAGACAAATTAGCTACggataataagaaaattttattagCTATAAGCAATTTAATAATGAATAAGAGATGAGATTCATAGCTaataatttcaacaacaaaaaatcagGGTGGAGTCAGCTTAGGCTTAGAAATTTATCCGAATCTTTTATAACAAAAAGTTACATTATTTATAAAtggttcaaattatttttatatgtatgtatatatagtaaataTTGAACACACTTTAACTAGTTcatatatttagttatttatattataaacttCTCAAGTAATAATTCTGATTTTGTCATTGTTCAAAATGAATCGTTATGCAATTTGAAGTAAGAAAGTCAGATACTCTACCAAAACGTGGTCCTTAGAAAGTACTAAAGTGTTAAAAACGGAAACATATATTAAAGATGTTTGacattgaaataaaataattattttggttATAGAAATTGTGTAAATGTAAGCTTTTCGGGATAGAAAGTACACATTAGTAACTTATAATACCCTCGGTTGtactatataatattttattaacatCCAGGACAATGATGATATATATTTTGCTTTAATATATAGTTGTCACTTTGATGTCACAAATGACGTAcgctttttattattatttgttaaaaaagtactccctccgtccctttttagttgtccactttagaaatggcacacagattaaggcaacaatgattagcacagtgaagttacaattttatccttatgacaacttttcacttcaaaattacaaccacttatttgaattcaagtgaaataaattggagggaaacaacatatacttttacaattttcaagaagtgtaaataagggtataataggaaaaaatttgttgtcctttcttgatttgtcaaaatggacaactaaatagggacaactaaaaaaggaaatatggacaagtaaatagggacggagggagtaactgATTCTCATTGTTGTACAATATGAGTGCTCTAAGCATCATCatattttacattattaatttatcaaaagTTGAGCATTTTCTCATGACGTGCATGGCAAATAAAATACTAGTAATAAGAATATGAAACCGTTTGTATGAAACACTCTTTTTCTAAGTGAAATTGATTGAGAATACGATTGTTAAatgggaaaatacataaaaaaaatcccCTGAACTTGACACGAAAACTTATTTTAGTACTTAAATTTTACAGATAATTATTTACCCCCCTTAACATATTTGAAGTGAATTAATACCAccctaaaaatataatatcagTCTCAAGTTggcaagtgtattacacacgCGCCATGTCATTGACACATTAGAACCACATAAGCGCCACGTCATAGCCACTTTGGaaattctctaaaatttgatttttgattttttaaattcatttctttctttccttttcagaATATTTAAATACTAGTTAATCTTTAgttcttaattagtttaagaaaTATTGAAATCATTGGcagtgattttttttcaatactcAACGTCATTTACTGCCATGTCGATTGTCGGtgttcttcatttttaaaaatttttatatattaatcaaGGTCTAATTCTtaactaattcaagaaaaaacacatttatttgtagtgattttttttttaaaaaaaaactttctctACCCATTGCTTCAATCGCCATTGCCAACCATTAGCATTATAGATTGGTTGACAAAACCTCATCTTCTTTTATGCTCaagtctttatttttcaaaaaaaatcataactttttaagaaaaatcaaatctccaaagtaaagagtaaaaaaaattatgtggatcTTGAATGTgattctttttgtttatgtGTTTAACGAGAAAATGTACTTTGAATGTAGAGtttgaagaaggagaaagaggatGGGGTGAGGTGGGGATAGGGTGGTGGggagtttgaagaagaaaagacaaGCAGGTAGATGGGGTAGGTGGAGTTTTGAGAAAGCGCAGTGGGGGGCcgggtttgaagaagaagaagaatggggtgggtggtttttttttttttcattatatatataaagtgggaccattattttttaaaaaaaatagcttaacgcgctttcaaaaaaatttcttttctttttttgccacATCATTCGTTAGGATGGTATTAAATTCACGCGAAATGAGATAGGGGGTAAATAATTACCCGTAAAGTTTAAGTACTAAAATaagttttcgtgccaagttcGGGGgagttttatgtatttttccttGTTAAATCAACAAAGTTAACTAATACACATATTCTAGAGTTAATTGAGAAATTAATATACTCATTCTGCCTCAACTTATCTATTGTGAATTCTAATTATCTGAAATTATTTATCGTTTAATT
This genomic window contains:
- the LOC125855725 gene encoding cytochrome P450 71AU50-like; amino-acid sequence: MAFVLPTFILALILLFIFYELLNIKNKKKLPPGPKGIPILGHLHLLGENLTQDLHKFSLKYGPIIYMKFGLVPTYVISSPESAEKILKTYDHTFASRPHNETAQYISYGQRNLIFSKYGAYWRNMRKLCTVHLLSNMKINSFQSTRSEEIAIMIKSIKEIAQGRVDVDLSAQVSKLSANLSCLMDMLVASIDTSSSSIEWMLSELLRNPDIMKKLQKELEEVVGLNRMVQESDLENLKYLNMVFKESFRLHAAAPLLLHEAMEDCMVDDFYIKKGSQVIVNAYTIHRDPNFWTDADKFLPERFLESNVDIRGRDYQLLPFGSGRRSCLGMQLALIIVRLVVAQLVHCFDWELPNEMQPKDLDMTEQFGIVTGRANHLMAVPTYRLQHS